Proteins co-encoded in one Callospermophilus lateralis isolate mCalLat2 chromosome 2, mCalLat2.hap1, whole genome shotgun sequence genomic window:
- the LOC143390906 gene encoding interferon alpha-2-like, translating to MALPLAFLLALVVLSCKSTCSLGCDLPQIHNLGLATPDRNEEGTWTLLEKMRRIPTFSCLNYRKDFAFPQQQLEGEQVQKTQPVAVLHEMTQQIFNLFSTQEAFAAWDKTLLDTFLSGLHQQLDDLKACGTQQVGVGEAPLRAVRKYFLRITVYLKEKKYLPCAWEVVRAEIMKSFSSSANLYGRLRSME from the coding sequence ATGGCCTTGCCCTTGGCTTTCCTGCTGGCCCTGGTGGTGCTCAGCTGTAAGTCCACCTGCTCTCTGGGCTGTGACCTGCCTCAGATTCACAACCTGGGTCTTGCAACTCCTGACAGGAATGAGGAGGGGACTTGGACTCTCCTGGAAAAAATGAGGAGAATTCCCACTTTCTCCTGCCTGAACTACAGAAAGGACTTTGCCTTCCCCCAGCAGCAGTTGGAGGGTGAGCAGGTACAGAAGACTCAACCTGTTGCTGTCCTCCATGAGATGACCCAGCAGATCTTCAACCTCTTCAGCACCCAGGAGGCCTTTGCTGCTTGGGACAAGACCCTCCTGGACACCTTCCTCAGTGGCCTCCATCAGCAGCTGGATGACCTGAAAGCCTGTGGGACCCAGCAGGTGGGGGTGGGAGAGGCTCCCCTGAGGGCTGTGAGGAAATACTTCCTCAggatcactgtctacctgaaggaGAAGAAATACCTGCCTTGTGCCTGGGAGGTGGTCAGAGCAGAAATCATGAAATCCTTCTCTTCATCAGCCAACCTGTATGGAAGACTAAGGAGCATGGAATGA